The Fundidesulfovibrio putealis DSM 16056 genome segment ATCATGGACAAGCCTGCCCGCATGCGCCGCAACGAGAAGTTCATGCAGAGTCTCGCTCCCGGTGCGCCCATCAGCCTCGAACAGGCCGCGAACGCCTTCGAATCCTGGCTCGAACTCTACTACCGACAACGCCCGCACTCGGGCCTGGGCAAGCGCTCACCGGGTGAAGTGTTCATGGCCGGGCGCGGCGAGGGCGTGGACGCTTCGGATCTGCGTTTCCTCATGATGCACGAGGAAGTGGCGCACCTGGAGAACAACGGCGTGCCCCGCTTCGGCGGCCACTACTGTCACGACGCCCTCTATGGCCTGCGCACTCGGGTGCTCATCCGCTACGACTGGCACGATCTGCGCTCGGTCCACGTCTACGACATGGACGGCAACTACATCTGCGAGGCCAAACGCACTCAGGGCGTGCATCCCATGTTCGCGTTGATCGGGGGCAAGAACGCCCCTGGCTATGCGGAATTCCGAGAGCAGAAGAGGGCTCAGGAGGCGCTCAAGCGGGGCACCAAGAAGATCGTGGCCGAGGCCGCGCGCCTGGGCAAACTGGACGGAATCCGCGAGGTGCTGCCCATCGCCGCCGACCCGCGCATGCTCGCGGATCTGGAACGCATCGCAGCCGAGAACACGCCTGCCGCGCACCTGCCGGACATCGAATTTCCCGAAGAAACCCTCCCAGCGAGGCCGGGCAAGCTCATCGACCCGACCTCGCTGGATTGGCTTGACCAAACCGACCTGGACGACGCCTGCCAGCGCGCCCAGGCAAGCACAAGGAGGTAGCCTTGCGCAAGCAGTTCGCCATGACGGCCAACGTAAAACGCTACGTGACAGCGGTCAACAATGCGGTGGCCAGCCCGCCGGGCATCGACAAGTTCGTGATCGTCACGGGCGAGGTGGGCCAGGGCAAAACTGAGACGAGCCTATGGTGGAAGAACCATCACAGCCCGCATTCGGTGCTGGTTCGCGTGAAAAAGGCCATGGGTCCCAAATGGCTGCTTTCCGACATCGCCAGCGAATTGGGGCTGATGCCCGCAAAAACCAGCCAAGCGCTCTTCGACCAGATCGTGGAGACGCTCATGGGGTCCGACCGGGCGCTGATTCTCGACGAGGTGGACTACGTGGCGGACAAAAACACGCTGGTGGAAACCATCCGCGACATCGGCGACATGGCGGGCATC includes the following:
- a CDS encoding AAA family ATPase; protein product: MRKQFAMTANVKRYVTAVNNAVASPPGIDKFVIVTGEVGQGKTETSLWWKNHHSPHSVLVRVKKAMGPKWLLSDIASELGLMPAKTSQALFDQIVETLMGSDRALILDEVDYVADKNTLVETIRDIGDMAGIPIILICMPWADQRLKRYPALMRRVSQRVVFQNLEFEDMRMVMDQICEVSVSDDALHAILASEKSMPVYSLYRWAQACETLARKHTVSEVRAEHLARKG